A region of the Synechococcus sp. PCC 7502 genome:
AAATTTTTATATTCCTTAAATCCCATCCAATAGGCACTGATATTGCCCGCATTGCCCACAGGAATACAAAGCCAATCGGGAGCATCACCCAAGGTCTCTACCACTTCAAAGGCGGCGGTTTTTTGTCCCTGTAAACGGAACGGATTAATGGAATTAACTAAAGTTACAGGATATTTATCACCAAGTTCCCGCACTAACTCTAATGCCCGATCAAAGTTACCCTGTATGGCTATGACCTCGGCACCATAGATTAAAGCCTGAGCCAATTTACCCATGGCAATTTTACCATCTGGAATTAGGACAAAAGCTTTCATTCCCGCCCGTTTAGCATAGGCAGCCGCAGCAGCAGAGGTATTTCCCGTACTGGCACAGACTACAACTTCTGCTCCCTGTTCCTTTGCTTTGGAGATCGCCATCGTCATCCCCCGATCCTTAAAGCTACCTGTGGGGTTTAAGCCTTCATACTTAACTAATACCTTGATCCCTCTACCGATTAGCTTTGATACTGCTAAAGCTGGAATTAATGGGGTATTACCTTCGTTGAGTGTAACTATGGGTGTGCGATCGCTAACAGGTAACAAATCAGCATAACGACAGATGAGACCACAGGAAGGACGAACTACGGTACAAGAAGTATTAGGGCAGGAGATATGAGAAGGCACTTTTATTAATTAAGTTTTTACCTAGTTTAACGCTTAGTGTTAAGTTACGGCAATTTATTGAGTAGTCCTATTATCTTTACAGTTGGCAGATTTGGTTAATTGCGGCTAGGTTTGGGGCATCTACTTCAGACTCTGTATTTAGCCATAACCAATATTCCCAATTTCCTGCGGCTCCTTGGATGGGAGAAGGAGTAATTCCATTATATTTCCAGCCTAGTTCTAAAGCGAAGTTCATCACCTTAGCGATCGCCTCCGCCCGAACCTTAGTATCTCTAACCACGCCATTTTTGCCGATCAGCTCTCGTCCTGCTTCAAATTGTGGTTTAACCAGAAGTAGCACTTCCCTTGGTACCGCTAATAAATGCCATAAAGGTTCCAAAACTTTAGTTAAAGAAATAAACGATAAATCTAATACTGCTAAATCTGGATAGGTATCTTCGGGTTGATAGAGTTCCTCTGGTTTAAGGTAGCGAATGTTTGTGCGCTCCTTGAGGATAAGACGGGGATCGGTGCGAATTTCCCATGCCAGTTGTCCATAGCCCACATCAATCCCGTAAACTTTTTTGGCACCATTCTTAAATAAATAATCAGTGAAGCCGCCTGTAGAAATACCACCATCTAAACAAATGCGATCGCTTAGACTAATCGGGAAAACTGTCAATGCCCCTGCTAATTTTTCTCCACCTCTGGATACATAGGGCGATCGCTGCTTGATCAAAATATTGGCACTGTCTTGTACCTCGGTACCGGGCTTATCAATTACGGTCTGATCAACCTGTACCCAACCTGCCCGAATTACTTTTTGGGACTGCTCCCGTGATGGCATTAACCCTAAATCTACGAGCAGGACATCTAATCGTTTTTTCATCTATTTTTCAATTATCCTAAGTCCCGCCGACCTTCTAGTGCTTTTGCTAAGGTTACTTCATCGGCATACTCTAAATCTCCACCCATAGGTATTCCGAAAGCAATGCGTGTAACTCTGGTAAAGGGTTTGATTAAGCCACCTACATAGAGCGTAGTAGTTTCACCTTCAACCGTGGGACTGATTGCCATAATTACTTCATGAATTCCACCTT
Encoded here:
- the thrC gene encoding threonine synthase, with translation MPSHISCPNTSCTVVRPSCGLICRYADLLPVSDRTPIVTLNEGNTPLIPALAVSKLIGRGIKVLVKYEGLNPTGSFKDRGMTMAISKAKEQGAEVVVCASTGNTSAAAAAYAKRAGMKAFVLIPDGKIAMGKLAQALIYGAEVIAIQGNFDRALELVRELGDKYPVTLVNSINPFRLQGQKTAAFEVVETLGDAPDWLCIPVGNAGNISAYWMGFKEYKNLGKCQKLPKMMGFQAAGAAPLVTGKIFENPETIASAIRIGNPANWQSAIAVQNESNGEFNSVTDDEILAAYKLLAGEEGVFCEPASAASVAGLLKFKDRVPDHATVVCVLTGNGLKDPNTAIAQSPAQHFHQEVIAELGTIAKIMGF
- a CDS encoding TlyA family RNA methyltransferase, with translation MKKRLDVLLVDLGLMPSREQSQKVIRAGWVQVDQTVIDKPGTEVQDSANILIKQRSPYVSRGGEKLAGALTVFPISLSDRICLDGGISTGGFTDYLFKNGAKKVYGIDVGYGQLAWEIRTDPRLILKERTNIRYLKPEELYQPEDTYPDLAVLDLSFISLTKVLEPLWHLLAVPREVLLLVKPQFEAGRELIGKNGVVRDTKVRAEAIAKVMNFALELGWKYNGITPSPIQGAAGNWEYWLWLNTESEVDAPNLAAINQICQL